The following are from one region of the Dermacentor albipictus isolate Rhodes 1998 colony chromosome 5, USDA_Dalb.pri_finalv2, whole genome shotgun sequence genome:
- the LOC139059902 gene encoding uncharacterized protein produces MADFRMLLRTAQACWPALLAVLLLSAALLECAPVGVAPLSELPQDLQQLQQQHSALPVASRAIVSTVSSVIAISTTTSTNSAGATTRSPTSSSSSTSKPDTGGALEGSASSTFHLLDEFMDYNGSGQNLTEPAGSGSSYRLGYTVDTGGSLRKFRYEERTPEGAIVGEFGFHKNDGVIRGVRYTAEPGVHPKVLYEALVKFFSL; encoded by the exons ATGGCCGACTTCAGGATGCTGCTCCGTACTGCCCAG GCGTGCTGGCCCGCGCTGTTGGCGGTGCTTCTGCTGAGTGCCGCCCTCCTGGAATGCGCCCCCGTAGGAGTGGCGCCGCTCTCGGAGCTCCCGCAGGATCTGCAGCAGCTGCAACAGCAGCACTCCGCTTTGCCCGTCGCCTCGCGAGCCATCGTCAGCACCGTGAGCAGCGTCATCGCCATCAGCACCACAACCAGCACCAACAGCGCGGGCGCCACCACGAGGTCGccaacctcctcctcctcctccacctcgaAGCCGGACACCGGCGGAGCCCTGGAAGGCTCGGCCTCGTCCACCTTCCACCTGCTGGACGAGTTCATGGACTACAACGGCAGCGGCCAGAACCTAACCGAACCTgccggcagcggcagcagctacCGCCTCGGCTACACGGTGGACACCGGCGGAAGCCTGCGCAAGTTCCGCTACGAGGAGCGCACGCCAGAGGGCGCCATCGTGGGCGAGTTCGGCTTCCACAAGAACGACGGCGTCATACGAGGCGTGCGTTACACGGCCGAGCCGGGTGTGCACCCGAAAGTGCTTTACGAGGCCCTCGTCAAGTTCTTCTCCTTGTGA